A genomic segment from Leptolyngbya boryana PCC 6306 encodes:
- a CDS encoding TonB-dependent hemoglobin/transferrin/lactoferrin family receptor gives MKFNLIGLNGLLLSALLAAPVLALDENQHQEALEKGKIPTQLSEFDRPITEAQQLSQSSIELEANSSEVPEEEITVTGTRTPRSVGLSPSTVNVITNQEIDQNLVQDLRDLFRYEPNVGVGSNRRYGIQDITIRGLGGNRVLIQTDGIRAPSQFTFGTTSVGRDYVELETLQRAEVIRGAASALYGSDALGGVVTFRTIEPSDLLNQFGKRDSLSVLSTSFDSADRGFVFNGLTANRIGNLELLLGYTRRDSQEARVPGNNDFVDDRGVGRNNYLGKLVYRLSETSSLDFTVERFLNFDDFNVSSLTVRDLISPTGFRGQDETIAYTTSRSRFSLAYNFDDPNSRSFLSGAKLQLYYQNVKIEEERVQDFVRTGAGVDRRRLRNLENLFVDRVLGGGVRLQSQFNLGTVANRLTYGIDVSTTRNERTRDGIEQRFNAVGTAIATTNVIGADNFPVKDFPDSDTFRFGAYLQNEVEFGKAFTLIPGVRFDAYRLETRPDALYARNPGAVSADLSSSSVSPSLGFVWQTTPQLAIVGRYARGFRAPLYSEINAGFTNLTSPTFRYKTLSNPDLEPETSNGFELGLRGGFSQFNFSLTGFYNRYDNFIERLANVGQSLTIVPGLPVALFQSRNIAKARIYGVELSGQYRFSPKPHGLSLLASLGWTVGDNLTTDQPLDSVEPFKAVVGLRYRAPEDRWGAELIGSFVAKPRLSDSRPASSFTPSAYTVVDLTGFYNITPLISFNVGVFNLFNAEYFEYQDVRTLINAAAPRDLDRFAQPGTSVRAGFTYRF, from the coding sequence AATCAGCATCAGGAAGCTCTTGAGAAGGGAAAAATTCCGACGCAGCTATCAGAGTTCGATCGCCCAATTACCGAAGCGCAGCAACTTTCTCAAAGCTCGATCGAGCTTGAAGCTAATTCTTCAGAAGTCCCTGAAGAAGAGATTACAGTGACAGGAACCCGAACCCCTCGTTCTGTAGGGCTCTCTCCGTCAACGGTGAATGTGATTACGAATCAGGAAATTGATCAAAACTTAGTTCAAGACTTGCGAGATTTGTTTCGCTATGAGCCAAATGTTGGAGTCGGAAGCAATCGGCGCTATGGGATTCAGGATATTACGATTCGGGGGCTAGGTGGCAATCGAGTTCTGATTCAGACTGATGGGATTCGCGCTCCGAGCCAGTTTACTTTTGGGACAACTTCAGTTGGACGGGACTATGTTGAGCTTGAAACTTTGCAAAGAGCAGAAGTGATTCGGGGAGCGGCTTCGGCGCTGTATGGCAGTGATGCATTGGGTGGAGTCGTGACGTTTAGAACGATCGAGCCTTCAGATTTGCTGAATCAGTTTGGTAAGCGGGACTCGCTGTCTGTTTTATCAACGAGCTTTGATAGTGCCGATCGCGGTTTTGTCTTTAATGGTTTGACTGCGAATCGGATCGGAAACTTAGAGCTTTTGCTCGGGTATACTCGTCGCGATAGTCAAGAAGCAAGAGTTCCAGGAAATAACGACTTTGTAGACGATCGAGGAGTGGGGCGAAATAACTATCTGGGTAAGCTAGTTTATCGTTTGAGTGAGACGAGTAGCCTTGACTTTACTGTAGAGCGATTTCTGAACTTCGATGACTTTAATGTCAGTTCGTTGACGGTTCGAGATTTGATCAGCCCAACCGGATTTCGGGGGCAGGATGAGACGATCGCTTATACGACATCGCGATCGCGCTTCAGCTTAGCTTACAACTTTGATGATCCGAACAGTCGTAGCTTTTTAAGTGGAGCAAAGCTCCAGCTTTACTATCAGAATGTGAAAATTGAAGAGGAGCGTGTTCAGGACTTTGTACGCACAGGCGCGGGAGTCGATCGACGACGATTGCGGAACTTAGAGAATTTATTTGTCGATCGAGTGTTGGGTGGCGGTGTGCGGCTTCAGAGCCAGTTCAATCTTGGCACTGTTGCAAATCGGTTAACCTATGGGATTGATGTTTCAACGACTCGAAATGAGCGGACTCGTGACGGGATTGAGCAGCGATTTAATGCAGTTGGAACTGCGATCGCAACGACGAATGTGATTGGTGCGGATAACTTTCCGGTTAAGGATTTTCCCGATTCCGATACTTTTCGATTTGGAGCGTATCTTCAGAACGAAGTTGAATTTGGTAAGGCTTTTACCCTGATTCCGGGTGTAAGATTTGATGCTTATCGATTAGAGACTCGCCCAGATGCGCTCTATGCCCGGAATCCGGGTGCTGTCTCTGCGGATCTCTCCTCGTCTTCGGTTTCGCCAAGCTTAGGATTTGTTTGGCAGACCACTCCTCAACTTGCGATCGTGGGTCGATACGCGCGAGGATTTCGTGCTCCGCTCTACAGTGAGATTAATGCTGGATTCACGAATCTCACTAGCCCAACATTTCGCTATAAAACGCTCTCAAATCCTGATCTAGAACCAGAGACAAGTAATGGGTTTGAACTCGGCTTGCGGGGTGGATTTTCGCAGTTTAACTTTAGTTTGACAGGCTTCTACAACCGCTATGACAATTTCATTGAGCGATTAGCAAATGTGGGGCAAAGTTTGACGATCGTACCGGGATTACCTGTTGCTCTGTTTCAGTCTCGCAATATAGCAAAAGCTAGAATCTACGGGGTTGAACTCAGTGGACAGTATCGCTTCAGCCCGAAACCTCACGGATTAAGCTTACTCGCGAGTTTAGGATGGACTGTGGGAGATAATTTAACCACGGATCAACCCTTAGACAGTGTAGAGCCTTTTAAAGCGGTTGTTGGATTGCGCTATCGTGCGCCAGAGGATCGATGGGGAGCAGAGTTGATTGGGAGCTTTGTCGCAAAGCCAAGACTCAGTGATAGTCGTCCTGCTAGCTCATTTACACCTTCTGCTTATACGGTAGTCGATTTGACGGGGTTCTACAATATCACGCCGTTAATTAGCTTTAATGTTGGAGTGTTCAATCTATTCAATGCAGAATATTTTGAATATCAGGATGTGAGAACCTTAATCAATGCTGCTGCACCGAGAGATCTCGATCGATTCGCTCAACCCGGTACAAGTGTTCGTGCAGGCTTTACTTATCGGTTTTAA